From the genome of Nitrosomonas sp. Is79A3:
AAATCCGGCGCATGTGCACGGTTTTTGATCAGAACATGTTCGGCTTGGGCATCCGCATGTACCAGCACATTGTTCGGCATAATGCGAATATAATAACCCGCTACGCCAAGCTTCTCGGCAAGTGATGTATCTGTCACAAAAGTCCATTCCTCAAGGCAGGCATTCCAATTGTCTGCAAGCAGCAGTACAAATTCTTTCGCTTCTCCATCGAGAAAAGTGCTGCCGTCAACAAGCGCAGCAATGGCTACTGCGAGTGTGAAGGTATTCACACCAGAATCCTCCTCCCATCTGTCTTGGCCGGTTAACGGACCTTCATGGGCGATAAAGCGTAACGCTCGCCTAACCATATCCTTGCACGAGATACTTCCCAGAGCGCCGCGATCATGCAATGCAGAAGCTAAAAGAACGGGAAAGGCAGCTTCATCAAGCTGAATTCCTTGCCAGAGCGCATTGCCCCCAAGCCACTGATTCTGGAACCAGTGGCCATCTGCCTGCTGTGTGGCAATTAAGTAACATAATACGTCGCGAGCATCGTCAAGCGCTCCCAGTGCAACCATAGCGCCCGCGGTTTCAACGAGGTCGCGGCACCATACCAAATGATATCCTCCGCGGCTTTGGCTGTCTTCACCCCATGGTATGGCAAGGCTTGCTACGGTAGCACCGCAATAAGTGCGATCGCCGTGAACCTTGAGAACCATACCGGAAAGCGCAAGCATCCGTTGAAGGTTATGCGGTAAATCGAGAAGATGGCAGTTCTTGTGCCATGCTTCCCAGACTCGACATTGAGCACCCCAAACCTCTGAAAAATCTTCAGTCAGGCTCGACATTGCAAGTGTCGCAGCCGATTCTTTGCTTGTTCCGAAGCCAAGCGCGAGAGTTGCCTGCTTTGGCAATTCGCCCATCAATGAGACAGCGCCTGGACCTGCACTATCGTACTCCCAGGTCATGCGTCCATGTCGATAGAAATCCTGCCAGCCGTCACTCGTTTCAAGGTAACCGGCAGAGCAACGTTCAAATGCTCCGGCTTCCGTATCCTGACACGCCATCAGCGCCAACCCGAAAGGCCCCTGCTCTGCCCAAAGTACTCTACGCCCATTGTGTTTATCTACGGAGGCGAGATTATTCTCCGCATCACCACCCAAGCGTGCTGACAAAAGCGCATAGGCCCGTAGGCTCTCATCCCCTTCTAATCGGTAACGTAGCAGGAGTACATCTCGCCGCTGTGATGGACAAACTTGTAACGTAAAGGTAAAACGTGGATGGCTATGAACAATCTCAACAGCAGGCACATAGGGCTTCGGTAAGCTAATTCGATAGTTACCGAGACGGCGGAGCTCTACCCAGAATCCCTGCTTATCGGCAATGATAAAACCAAGATCTCGAATTTGGGGAATATCAATACGTGGATAATAAACCTCGGTAACAATTCCTTCTGCAATGGTAAACCAAAGACGTGAAGATCCAAGGCTGGTGCCGACCATATCCTTGCCAGCGTGAGCCCAAGTAGGGTGAGGGAATTTTGCAGAAGGTGCTTGCATAAGATTCCTCGTACAAGATACCAATAA
Proteins encoded in this window:
- a CDS encoding glycoside hydrolase family 15 protein — translated: MQAPSAKFPHPTWAHAGKDMVGTSLGSSRLWFTIAEGIVTEVYYPRIDIPQIRDLGFIIADKQGFWVELRRLGNYRISLPKPYVPAVEIVHSHPRFTFTLQVCPSQRRDVLLLRYRLEGDESLRAYALLSARLGGDAENNLASVDKHNGRRVLWAEQGPFGLALMACQDTEAGAFERCSAGYLETSDGWQDFYRHGRMTWEYDSAGPGAVSLMGELPKQATLALGFGTSKESAATLAMSSLTEDFSEVWGAQCRVWEAWHKNCHLLDLPHNLQRMLALSGMVLKVHGDRTYCGATVASLAIPWGEDSQSRGGYHLVWCRDLVETAGAMVALGALDDARDVLCYLIATQQADGHWFQNQWLGGNALWQGIQLDEAAFPVLLASALHDRGALGSISCKDMVRRALRFIAHEGPLTGQDRWEEDSGVNTFTLAVAIAALVDGSTFLDGEAKEFVLLLADNWNACLEEWTFVTDTSLAEKLGVAGYYIRIMPNNVLVHADAQAEHVLIKNRAHAPDLPAEEQISTDFLQLVRFGLRLAKDPRILDSLKAIDQILKIETPNGPVWHRYNGDGYGEHADGSGFDGAGFGRGWPLLTGERGHYALMAGEDPLPYLDTMAAMTGSGGLLPEQVWDSSPIPEYHLYLGKPSGSVMPLVWAHSEFIKLCYSRASGYPIDRPSTTWKRYQGKRPEITRTLWGPRYHPHLVRSGNVLTVALKAPARVHWGINGWKDIQDIDTRDTGLDIYVADLSITALKPGETVQFTFFWPDRRIWENTDYEILIIDAG